GCGATTCATGCCAAAACCAAAGCAATCGGTCGCATCGATCTGATTTGCAAAGTGGATCTTTTCGAACACAACCGCGAGCATTCGCTGATCCGTCTGAAAGTGACCGACAAAAAATTGCCCGATCATCCGATCCTCTCCTGGATGTTTGCCCGCGTCAGTCTGGCGATGGCCACCAAGCTGACCGGGCCGATCAAGCCCGGACATGGCGTCATCGTCACCATTAACGGCAACCTGGTTTCGGTCGATGTCCGCCAGGCTTTGCTCGATTCCAACCTGGGCCAGGTCAATCTGTTCGGCTGGCAGCCGATCCACGCGCTGAGCATTCGCAGCGCTACACCGGAAGCCGGTCACCTGCTCTTGACGACCGACCTCACCGTGCCGGAAAACATCCGCAAACTCGTTTCGGCTTTCTTAGGTTAGGCTCTTCGTCCCATGCGGCAACTTTGCCGGATGGGACTTCTCCTTATAACCGCCCTGTCATCACCTTGTCAGCTTCCCGTCATAGCCTGCACGGCAAAAGAGGAGTATGCTAGTTACAGGTCGATTCACAAGGAGGTTTCACAATGCGTTTTTTCTTGTTTGCCATCGCTCTGCTTTGCCTGTTTCTCAGCACGACCGGACAAATTCACGTTTGATTGAAAAGGAGGCGTTCGCATGGATAGCTATTTATCGGACTGGTTCATCAGCGATTGGATCCTCTTCCCCGTCTCACTGGACCCGGAAGCCATCGCCGCCACAGTTTCGCACGCTCCAGCCCCACTCAAACACAATATATAGTGTCTCACGAATAAAAAATAAACAATATATTGTTTTTCCGGCAGGAATTTTTCTCTGCAGCGCGAATACTAAACCAGAGAAGAGAAATCCACTTGGGAGGCATTGACAATGACATTGGTAAATGACGTTCTGGTATCCTATCCCGACGCGATCAGCCCAAAAGAAGCAGCCGCTTATCTGGCCGAAGAAAAGGAACAGTGGCGCGCAAAGGGCAAGGAACTCGGCAAAATGATTCTGACGCTCGACGGCAACGAGGTCGTCATCCAAAGTTCGGAGAAATCTCCGATTAAGCGCATTCGCCGGATCACCGGTTATCTGAGCGAATCCAGCAACTTTAACGCCGCGAAACAAGCCGAGCTAGATGCAAGGGTGATCCACTCCTAGCATCGCCCTTGTATACACGATAGATGCCCTGCAAAGAAACGGCCGACGCCCCCCTGCGTCAGCCGTTTCTTTCTTCTTTAAAAAACATCTTTTAGGCAGGTTATCCGGCAACTCTGTCGAAGACCCATCCTTATATCCATTTTCAAAGCATAAAGGAGTCCTTTTTATGAGTACACTTCGTTCCAATCTTTTCTTAACGCTCGCCGCGGTGATTTGGGGCTTGGCCTTTGTCGCACAGCGCGTCGGTATGGATTACGTCGGCCCGTTCACCTTTAACGGCGTACGCTTTGCGCTCGGCGCGCTGTCTTTGCTGCCGCTGCTCTTTTACTTCAAAAATGATCCGCAGCCTAAAGCGGCGCCGCTTGGCCGCAGTACGGTTCTTTGGGCCGGTCTTGTCGCCGGACTGCTTTTATTTTCCGGCGCTTCGCTGCAGCAAGTCGGACTGATCTATACGACAGCTGGAAAAGCCGCGTTCATTACCTGCCTCTACATCATTCTCGTGCCGATCGCCGGCCTTTGGCTGAAACAACGCGTCGATACCGCGACCTGGCTCGGCGCTTTGCTTGCGCTGAGCGGTTTGTACCTCTTATGCGTCAAAGAAGGATTCTCGATTGCGTTCGGCGATTTGCTCCAGCTGATCGGCGCTGTCTTTTGGACCGGACACATCTTATGGATTGATCATTTCTCGAAAAAAGTGAACGTATTCAAACTTTGCTTTGTCCAGTTCATCACCTGTTCCGCACTCAGCCTGACTACGGCAGCACTATGCGAAACGATCACCCTCTCCAGCCTGCAGCAGGCCATTGTTCCGATTCTGTACGGCGGCTTCTTCTCGGTCGGCATCGCCTACACGCTGCAAGTCGTCGGGCAGCGCCACGCCTCACCGGCGCATGCCGCGCTCATCCTCAGCCTGGAAACAGTCTTCGCCGCCCTCGGCGGCTACCTCCTGCTCGACGAAAAACTCGGCCGCTACGAGCTCCTTGGCTGCGCCCTGATGCTCGCAGGCATGCTGCTTTCACAGCTAAAAACAATCCTAGCCAGCCGAAAACAAGATTCTGACCTTTTAGGTCAGGAAGTCTAACGACAGAAGTGTACGAGAAAAAACGAGGTCAACGGATTATTTTTCCGTCGACCTCGTTTTTCTTTGTTTCACGCGCATAGCGATTGCAACGACTTTTCTTTCAACAGGGAAAAGCGGCAATTCCGGCGGCACAGCTATTTCAAGCTAACTACAATCAAAAAAAACAAACTGGACACAAAATGAAAAGACACGAAGAAGCGAAGAGGGCCGATCCCATCGGCCCTCTAGGAAGAGAGGAAGAGTAATAATAAACTCTTCCCCCTTTCCCTTCTTCAACTCTTCGTGTAAAAACGTTCCTCTTGATTTCGTTTTGTCGACGGGCGACCGTTTTCCTTTTATCCGTTACGTTTTTGAAAATCAAGCATGAAATCACGCAGCGCCTGGCAACCTTCGTGCGGCATCGCGTTGTAAACCGAGGCCCGCAGTCCGCCGACCGAGCGATGGCCTTTTAGCCCGTCGAGTCCGGCTTTTGTCGCTTCGGTAACGAAAGCTTTTTCCAGCTCTTCGCTCGGCAAGCGGAAGGTGATGTTCATCAGCGAACGGCTGCCGACTTCGGCATGGCCGCGATAAAAACCGCCGCTTTCGTCAATCGTATTATAAATCAGCGCCGCCTTGGCTTCGTTCTTCGCCTGCATTGCCGTGAGCCCGCCCTGCTCCTTGATCCAGCGCAACACCAAGTTGACCATATAGACCGAAAAGACCGGCGGCGTGTTGTAGAGCGAATCGCTGTCCGCATGCGTGTCGTAACGCAGCATCGTCGGAATCGTTTTCGGATTGTTGCCGAGCAATTCTTTGCGAATGACCACGACGGTCACGCCGGCCGGGCCCAGGTTCTTCTGCGCTCCGGCATAGATGATCGCGAACTTCTTCGCATCAAACGGTTTGCAGAGCATGTCGGAAGACATGTCGGCCACCAGCAGCGCGTCGCCCACTTCGGGGAATTCGTGCCACTGCGTACCGAAGATGGTGTTGTTGGATGTCATATGGACATAAGCGGGCTTATCACTCAGGACGATTTCCGCCTGCTGCGGCACACGCGTATAATTGCCTTCCGCGGTCGTCGCCGCCACATGGGTCTTGCCGATCAGCTTGGCTTCCTTCAAGGCTTTTTCCGACCAGACGCCGCTTAGGATGTAATCGGCTGTCGCGCCTTGCGGCAGATAGTTCAGCGGCAGCATCGAAAATTGCGTGCTGGCGCCGCCCTGGAGAAAGAGGACGCGATAATCGTCGCCCAGTCCGAGCAATTCTTTCATGTTCGCTTCCGCTTCCTTGTTGATCGCCTCATACGGTTTGGAACGATGGCTCATCTCCAAAATCGACATGCCTTGGCCTTCAAAGTCGAGCAGCTGCTTTTGCACTTCTTCCAAGACAGCAAGCGGCAAGGTCGCGGGACCGGCACTGAAATTATAAATACGTTTCACGAAAATTCCTCCTAATTTTACCGCAGCTCTTTATTGGTCGGTAAAGCGGCAGGGGGTCATATGCACCACCATGGCATCGCGCAGCTTGGGCTCGAACCAGGTGGACTTGGGCGGCATGATCAAGTTGGCGTCGGAAATTTCCATCAGCGCCTTGATCGAGGTCGGATAGAGCGAGAAAGCCACTTGGTATTCGCCCTGATCCACCAGCCGTTCCAATTCTTTAATGCCCCGGATGCCGCCGACAAAACCAATCCGTTTATCGGTGCGCGGGTTTTCAATTCCTAAGATAGGCTTCAATAAATTCTCCTGTAAGATGCTGACGTCAAGACGTTGCAATGGATTGGCTTCGTCATAACTGTCAGCCTTGGCCACCAGCTTGTACCAAGCCTTGTCCAGGTACATGCCGAAATAATGCGGGTATTCGGCCCGGCAATCTTTGCGCGAGCAGGGATGGATCTCAAACTTTTCCTGCACTTGTTCCAGGAATGCTGTCTGGGACAAGCCA
Above is a genomic segment from Azotosporobacter soli containing:
- the nrdD gene encoding anaerobic ribonucleoside-triphosphate reductase — its product is MTLVNDVLVSYPDAISPKEAAAYLAEEKEQWRAKGKELGKMILTLDGNEVVIQSSEKSPIKRIRRITGYLSESSNFNAAKQAELDARVIHS
- a CDS encoding DMT family transporter, coding for MSTLRSNLFLTLAAVIWGLAFVAQRVGMDYVGPFTFNGVRFALGALSLLPLLFYFKNDPQPKAAPLGRSTVLWAGLVAGLLLFSGASLQQVGLIYTTAGKAAFITCLYIILVPIAGLWLKQRVDTATWLGALLALSGLYLLCVKEGFSIAFGDLLQLIGAVFWTGHILWIDHFSKKVNVFKLCFVQFITCSALSLTTAALCETITLSSLQQAIVPILYGGFFSVGIAYTLQVVGQRHASPAHAALILSLETVFAALGGYLLLDEKLGRYELLGCALMLAGMLLSQLKTILASRKQDSDLLGQEV
- the serC gene encoding 3-phosphoserine/phosphohydroxythreonine transaminase; this encodes MFVKRIYNFSAGPATLPLAVLEEVQKQLLDFEGQGMSILEMSHRSKPYEAINKEAEANMKELLGLGDDYRVLFLQGGASTQFSMLPLNYLPQGATADYILSGVWSEKALKEAKLIGKTHVAATTAEGNYTRVPQQAEIVLSDKPAYVHMTSNNTIFGTQWHEFPEVGDALLVADMSSDMLCKPFDAKKFAIIYAGAQKNLGPAGVTVVVIRKELLGNNPKTIPTMLRYDTHADSDSLYNTPPVFSVYMVNLVLRWIKEQGGLTAMQAKNEAKAALIYNTIDESGGFYRGHAEVGSRSLMNITFRLPSEELEKAFVTEATKAGLDGLKGHRSVGGLRASVYNAMPHEGCQALRDFMLDFQKRNG